From one Dermacentor variabilis isolate Ectoservices chromosome 3, ASM5094787v1, whole genome shotgun sequence genomic stretch:
- the LOC142576224 gene encoding organic cation transporter protein-like, which translates to MPVTRACGVIVLISSVGSSIADNCVFFLISRLLLLTACSATNLVTFVLVYEVTGKAKRWLYTLLHTAVGATLVPPFVDLLSHQEASWHLAHAIFIGHVAVYVVWCFALDESPTWLLTTGRVHDAEVIALAAAKLNRVNEEKDRAGSHALRAQARKLLRVQKAFTPVSPTESIVEAVKMRCRAVATFFSRFTLTGIFYGLMSTDKLSSPYWLGVHVVQSATCYTVITWTMDRYGPRDTLSGLLGAISAGIVARATVVYGGYDTMAAYVKVTMKIVTSASMSVVMCYVGDIFPTKIRATGVSLSIVLDGFGSLFGAFLTNIHTVRPGFVFDVFYAVTSLLSILAVQWLPEVFIEKQLISSDVMTSEERKLALQASLYPIERRKSRRSPLERKASASEKQPP; encoded by the coding sequence ATGCCCGTGACTCGCGCCTGCGGCGTTATAGTGCTCATCTCGAGCGTCGGCAGCAGCATCGCCGACAATTGCGTCTTCTTTCTTATCAGCCGGCTACTCCTGCTCACGGCGTGCAGCGCCACCAACCTGGTCACTTTCGTCCTCGTGTACGAGGTGACGGGCAAGGCCAAGCGCTGGCTCTACACGCTGCTCCACACGGCAGTGGGCGCTACGCTGGTGCCGCCATTTGTGGACCTCCTATCGCACCAAGAAGCCAGCTGGCACCTCGCGCACGCCATCTTCATCGGCCACGTGGCCGTCTACGTGGTGTGGTGTTTTGCGCTGGACGAGTCGCCCACGTGGCTTCTCACCACGGGGAGGGTGCACGACGCCGAGGTAATTGCACTGGCCGCCGCCAAGCTGAACCGCGTGAACGAGGAGAAAGACAGAGCGGGCAGTCATGCACTGCGCGCCCAGGCGAGGAAGCTGCTACGGGTTCAAAAGGCGTTCACACCGGTTTCTCCGACGGAAAGCATCGTCGAGGCCGTGAAAATGCGTTGCCGCGCCGTGGCTACCTTCTTTTCGAGGTTCACCTTAACCGGCATCTTCTACGGCCTCATGTCCACGGACAAACTGTCCAGTCCCTACTGGCTGGGGGTGCACGTCGTGCAGTCGGCGACATGTTACACGGTCATAACTTGGACGATGGACAGATACGGCCCACGCGACACCCTCTCTGGCTTGCTCGGTGCTATCAGTGCCGGCATCGTCGCGAGAGCAACTGTCGTGTATGGCGGCTATGACACCATGGCTGCTTACGTGAAGGTGACGATGAAGATTGTGACATCTGCGTCAATGAGCGTGGTCATGTGCTACGTGGGAGATATATTTCCGACGAAAATCAGGGCCACCGGCGTTAGCCTGTCGATTGTGCTCGATGGCTTTGGGTCGCTTTTTGGAGCCTTTCTTACAAATATTCATACGGTTCGCCCGGGTTTTGTGTTCGACGTTTTCTATGCTGTCACTAGCTTGCTTAGCATCTTAGCTGTTCAGTGGCTTCCAGAAGTGTTCATTGAGAAGCAGCTTATTTCTTCGGATGTCATGACCTCTGAGGAGCGTAAACTGGCGCTGCAGGCATCGCTTTACCCCATTGAAAGAAGAAAATCGCGCAGAAGTCCCCTCGAAAGAAAGGCCAGCGCATCAGAGAAGCAACCACCTTGA